GATGTCAAGACCACGTTGGCAGGATTGCAGTCATACGGCATTGTCTGGTGGCATCAATTTCCAGTGGAAAACCAACAGGCAGTGGTAGGGCTGATAACCaaactccccccccccccccacctcTCCCTCCCCCTGCCGGAAGTTGCAAtagcataaacaaaagaaaaatttatttctttttcctctctccccctctcctccccttccccctcccccaccacctctctctctctctctctctgcccgCGGGAAGTTGCAACaacagaaacaaaacaaaaaatttcttttttctctctcccccTTTCTCTCCATCTCCTCCCTCTCTCCCTTGTATAGGCTAAATTAGGAATATAATAGATGTTGCCGtttggttttaaaaaaaaaaaaaaaaaaaaaaactagtaggGCATATACTTTAACACAAAACAACCAGTAAAGCATATATTTTACCTTCTTCACaggaattttttgaaaatttcactagCGAGTGCACGTACATCCATTTGATTCGATGGTGATTCAATTCTCTTCCTCGtatcataaaataaaagtaagtgcAGAATAAAACTTATTATATATACACACTCTTTAGTACAGTGGGCAAAAGTTTTAATTGCAAAAGGACAAAGACGTGACCAGAAGCACTCCTCTTTTTAagttcaatctttttttttggaaaatcgttcaaaacgttcctcacattttgtaaaataattttttttgtccctcacttttaaaaatataattttacatcccttacaaattcacattggtcaaatttggtccctatttaaattttcgactagttttttgtCGGAATTCACCACGTGTcttgcacgtgatcatattttaagggcaaaattgtcaaattaaattttatataattcgattcataatccttcacatttcataaaataaattttttcgtcccttacatttcacaaaataaatttttttatccttcaaaatgaattgttttcatctttttattgatcatgtgtgtgaataatttttttaaaatctatgtatatatctatttgattttacctaaacagtacgaatagcatgtgaaatcaaatagagatatattacatactattcatactgctcaagtgaaatcaaatagatatataaatgggtttaaaaaaattgttagtttttcacttatattcatttttttactcgaaatttgaaaataaataaaatatttaatcctaaatattatcaagtgtttatatcgaattaaatttagacaaaaaaataaacaaaagaaaattatgacaaaaagaaataaatgattggcattttcaaattttaaaataatcacaaggcaagtaattcaactgttggtcttaaaagtgtcgagtagaaatttcatatttaaactgaaatttgttagCACAATTATAGAATTCGAGTTAGGATCCATTAATTAAATGACCTTATTAtacaattcaataaataaattattaccaaaagagaaatgtcacaaatattaaataggttcaaatggtgaaatcatataaatatgtacatgggtttcaaacaaaattattagttttaaacccctatatatatttattgaatagcatgtgtataactacgattagcatgtttagataaaatccaatagagataaattacatgttattcgtactgttcaggtaaaattaaataaacatatatgtggatttatagaaaaaaagctattcatacacatgatcaatgatggatgaaaaaattcattttgaaaaatatgagggatagaaaaattcattttgtaaaatgtgagggactataaATCAgattatataaaaatttgatttgataattttgcccttaaaaaatgatcacatgcaagtcaTGTTGTGAATTCTGGCAAAAAATTAGTCAGAAACctaggtagggaccaaatttgattaatgtgaatttgtaagggatgtaaaattatatttttaaaagtgagagatGAACAAAATTATCTTGTAAGATATGagagacgttttgaacgattttttctttattttttatgcCAGCGAAATAATTCCAGTGAACAGGATCATAAATAATTGCGGGACGTCCATTTAAAGGTTCCGCTGTATTCAAAGATGAGTGAGCGGATTTATGCGATCTCGTGCTCTTTCAAAAGGCGAGCCTGGATCTGCATGGGGTCTTGTCCGTGTCTTGACTTTTCTGCTGGGCGGACAATCTAACCATCATGAGAGGAGGAATCCCTGAACGTGGGGAATAAAAAAACCCCCTACCAATTGGGGCACGTAGCACTCTTTAACACGCCACGGTGCATGCttacatttattatgaattcTCCAGCAAATTCTTATATAAGCTGATAAAAGGGTAAACAACACTTTTTGTCTGTGCTGTTGCGTAGCATCAAAAGGCTAGTAATAAATGATTTCAAAATAAGTACTCGATAGAACCCAATGGTGCATCGTTTATGAGatgaatttcttttattcaacGACGACAATAATCTACGCTAGCCTACCCCTCCTCGACCGCTCCTATCCTAAACTCGGGGAGCTGAATCGGGTTCACCGCACCTATAGAagaacttttcttttttgttgccCTTTTTGGGTTGGTGGGGGGACATTTCGTGGTAATTTCTGAATTTTATCACAGTTTGTACTTTGTACGGGCTGATCGAATCAACGCAGGAATCCAGATCGATGCATCAATCATAAATGTTTTTGACCTCAGTCGCATCCAATTCATGTCCGAGACATTGCTAAATCACAACCACCACCCTCCTCGTGAATCATATGTTGCTGGGGAAACCTAAGGAGAAACCCAATTCATATCCGAGACATTGCTTAgcactggaaaaaaaaaactctagcaCTTCATCCCCTTTTTTATGCTTCTAATAAAGAAAGGATGGAACGGAACGTTAGCGGTCTTTTATTAAGTGCCAATGACATATCCCGTAACAACCAGAGCTCAGTTCAGTGGCCATCAAGAGGGGCTTGGGCTGACTTGtagcaaaaaaaatttaagaacaGTGTCATAGCACTTTTTTTTGATCTAATTGAGTCTGTTCCGTATATCCACTGATCTCTAATATACAATCCTCCTTAAAACTCCCCCTCCTCATATAGAGTAGGGTATACGATGTATTCTAGTTagatagaaagaaaaaaagaaaagaaaagacatgCCCCGTAGCAACTGCGCCCACGTGTTTATCGTGGTTGGTTGGGAATTGGGATGCGTGAACCGAAACCCCAAAACTCAATTCCGCAAACGCAATGCTACCAACAACTAAGACCGCACTCTAGTCTAGTCTCGTGTGATCAGGCCATTGACTTCAATCGTTCAGTTACTGTCAGGAAACATGTGCACGCTAGCCAGTTCAATGGAATTGGCCCATCACAGACCCTTAATTAATCCGTGACTAACACTACTTGTTTTCTAGTCAGGACAAACAACAAGAAATAATCTTGTCAGGGAATGCCAGGCCCATTTACCGTGGTTTGTTTTTTACCCGTTATTCTTACTTTAATAATGATGATGGGATTGGCAGTTTTTGTGCTTTCGTCTTCTCCTGGGAAGAAGTTGGGCAACCGGAGCACAGGAATTGGTTTGTATGTTTTTTGTAGTTCAAAGAACATATATTATTATTAATCTAATCTCGTTAAAGTTGCCACATCTACATAGCTACTTGCAATTAACCTGGCATTCTATCACACGAtacagaaaaatcatgttttctatTTCTCACATCACCAACACATTCTCTACTAtaaaaacaaaagatgaaggaatAGACCAAAATTGGCAAAAAGAATTGACTACAtggcaggaaaaaaaaaaaattgacaaaagtTGTGAGTGATCAAATCTTGCTGCTACACATTTCAGGTAAGAACGGACAAATGCAGTGTCACCTTGCATTGTAGTGTCAACTTCCAGCTCCAAACCCCGGCCCATGGTGGCTTGGATGATAGGGAGATCGTCGATGACTGGAAAGAAGGTCGCGATGAGAAAATGAAGAGTGCGAGGAATTAGAACGGACAGACCCACTTTTGGATTCTTTGGGCTTCTCTTTGATAGCCTCAATCTGTTCCAGTATTTCTATAACTTCTTTCATGGATGGCCTCTTTTTGGGCTCTGCTTCTAGGCATCTTAGAGCAAGTTGAGCAGCCTGCAAAGCTGCTTTCGATGAATACTGCCCTTCAATCCTAGCATCCATAATGGTCTTCAGCTTTCGTTTATGAGAAATCAGCGGCTTTGCATAATCCACCAAATTTTGCTGCCCGCCAGGCCTTCTAGTATCTAGTGCTCTTAGGCCTGTCAGCATTTCAAGCAGCACAACCCCAAACCCATACACATCACTCTTCACGTATAAATGACCTGGTGTTTTAGGAAACGAGGTCAGAATTTAACAAGACAAGtttgtcacaaaaaaaaaaaaacatcattGAGATCAGTTGAAGCAGCAGTGAGAAAGGCTCCTAACACTATGAAGGCTCCCGCGAGTTATGTTATGCAGCCTTGAATGCTAGATTAAAGAGGTGCTAGTTGCTCATACATGTTGGCACCAACCTATCATTCGCACATCACAGTTACTCGTCCTGAAACCCCAAATTTTCTGCTTTGGCAAAGTACATATATTCTAAATGACTTTCAAGTGCAAGGAAAACCATCCAAAAGTAACTTCCAATGCCCTCATTCACAAGCAATGACAAAAGCCAAACTAAGGCTCTCATGGCTAAAATTGCACCAGCTGGGGCAGGATTCCCTTCTAAAGATTCCTCCACTAAAGTTACAAGACTATTTGTCCTACCTAGAACGTTTGCTACAAGAGAGCCATCTCCAGCATCAAATTATGCTAATAACAGTATAGCATTTCCCACAATCCACTCCTATATGCCCGCTTGCACTACCGCCGTCAAAATGCACCTTTTTCCATTGTCAGACACCTCAACATTGGCCGCTTCCCCAAATCAGCCACCAATTGCAATGTACTTTCATCAGGAAGAAAAACCACTATGACCAAAAAATTACCAGAATTGCaccatcacaaaaccctcaattAGCTTGCTTAAAATCTATCCACAACCACCACATCAATAGCAACTATACGCATCCTTCCATTATTTCACCAGTCATTtcattgtgtgtgtgtgtgtgtttgagagagagagagagagagagagagtcataTTAATATTGCATATCAAGATGAGAAGAAAGGTTTTGGTGCACTTTTTGGGTTACTTCTAATCCAGTAGAGATGAGGTACTGGCAGTATAATGTTCGTGGACATTATACATAATCCAGGTGGTTGAAGGTTTGCATAAGGGTAAGGTTTGGTGGGTATTCAACTTCAGCATATGTAGGTCAAGTTTTAGTCTAGTCAACATGGATTTTATTATCCCTAGCAACCACAAGGATTTTACTATCCCTAGCAACCACAAGGATTTTACTTTTCTACATCTAAGCAATTATAGGTAAACGGTTTCATTCCCTTCCCTTGATTATGGTGCCAAAATAATGCTAATTGAAACTTAATATGAGACCCAAGTCAGATTCCCTTCTTTGTTTAGTGCACAAAGCAAAATGCACAAATTAGCTTAATTATTCTACCCTTTCCTGTATATTCTCTTATCCAGCTCCCAATCAGTAGCCACCTTAATAAACTCCTGCTTCAATACGCAACTTGCAACCACGAGTATCTATAATCACTGCTTCCATAGATTTCAAACACATCTTTTTCACTTGAAACAAATGCCTACCTGTTGCAATGTATTCAGGAGCAGCATAACCATATGTGCCCATAACTCGTGTTGTCACATGGCTCATTCCACCTGAAGGCCCCAGTTTTGCTAAGCCAAAATCAGCTAATTTTGCATTATAATTCTGCAAGCAACAAAGCAAATCTAAATCTGTAACAGAGAAAAAGTTTCCTTTACCCTAACTCCACAATTATGACAGGGAAGAAATTTTCATAAGCAAATTACGCTATAACACAAAGGCATGAGTTGCAGAAACTTACCCCGTCAAGCAATATATTAGAAGCCTTAAAGTCCCTATAAATGACTTGCTTTTCCGAAGAATGCAGAAAAGCAAGGCCACGTGCTGCTCCTATGGCAATTTTCAACCGTGTATCCCAAGAGAGTGGTTCAACAGCTGAGCTTCCTGCATAACAAAAGTAAGCCAGGGATCAAAACTATGTATCAGAAAATATTTCACACACCCCCTCCCGACTCCTTTAAGGGTTTTAGTTCAGAATGAATTCTTACTCCTAAAAAGATGGTTTTCCAGGCTTCCCCTCTGCATAAATTCATACACAAGCAGCAGTTCTTTATCTTCCCAACAGTATCCTAACAGCTTAACTAAGTTGGGATGTGAAAGTCTTCCCAAGAAGTTAACTTCTGACTGCACTTTCAAACAAAGAAACCTATAATTAGCCACAAAGGAAATGTTTAACTAGTGATAACATTAAATACAAAAACCAGTAAAACAAACAGTACTACAATTTACGGGAAAGATTGAAGTGTACAACAATAAAAGCCCACTTGTCATCATTTCAAATTGAATAATCAAGAGTAAACTTGTAAGTTGATTCCCCAAAAGTGAGGTTCATCAGTATCCAAAAAGTATGCACCCCCAGTGACAACACAAAAGCATAAAAAAAAGATCATGTAACCAAGTCCAGAATTTAGCTAATGATCTACAAGCTATCAGATGAGAAAAGGATGCATAGAAGACATGTAGGAAACATCAATCTTTCCAAGGAATACATCAAACGGACCTGGTAACAATCTATATATAGCTCCACTAAGAATTCTTAATGCTGCCCAAAAATAAGATTCTAGAAGATCAGAATCTTAATAAAAGCATTTGGCCTGTTAACAGAGAAAACTCACAGCAAATCAACAAAATAGGTCAAAGCAACAAAGACTCAGGTATTTGTTGCAGGAAGATGTCACAAACTAAAAGCAATTGAAATGTAAACAGTTAGACTCTGCCAAGGGACAAAGATCAGATCATTACAAGTGTTGTAGATGTATAGTGTTAGATTATTGCTTGTAAAAACATCTAGACATTTGATAAAAATAGACTTCACCATATATATGCTCAGGCACTCATTAAAATTCCCATAACcaattccaaaaattaaatgtaTCTGTAACAGGGCAAGTTAGTTTTTAATATTTCAGGGGCCATTCAGGTTACCAATAGTATAAAGGGGTCAAATTGTCAAGAAATTAACTTCATACTTCACAAACAAAACCACTGGACCATTTAATTTAGATCATACTGAATCCAATTTCCATAGAAGCAGTTTCCCTAGCCTAAATACCAGCTAAATAAACTATTTCTCAGCCCCTTAAAACCACAAAAAAATTCCATGATTTGATTTGGGTTAGTATTTCGGGAGGAAGCTACTTTGGCATTGCCTAGTCTAGACACATATTGTCAAACATATAGCCTACGACCATATTATCAATTTGGTGTACTAATTCATTCCCAAAATGCCAATCTTTTGACTGCAACCATCACATGAATGTCATTTCAGAAGAATATTTGTTTCTTAAATAATCTATTCAACCACATCTACTATGGGAATCTGAAAACGGTAATTGACAACAATGCTAAGCCACTAAAACAGTAAACAGACAATTTAAGGTGTAGTACCTGCCATTCTTCAAAGCCTTGCATACTCTCAGGATTTAGTTTCTTAATAGCAACAATCATCCCACTACCAAATTTAGCAGGTGCAAGAGTCTTTTCATCAACCCATCCCTTAAACACAGTCCCAAAACCTCCCACTCCCAA
The genomic region above belongs to Coffea arabica cultivar ET-39 chromosome 7c, Coffea Arabica ET-39 HiFi, whole genome shotgun sequence and contains:
- the LOC113700065 gene encoding probable serine/threonine-protein kinase PIX13, with translation MGNCFGSKSVSTSPSTINSSNLTKPSSVGTSNYYSNGGGLSATSSSAGQSRFSAAISEEPLSPGEILPTPNLKMYSFADLKSATRNFRSDTVLGVGGFGTVFKGWVDEKTLAPAKFGSGMIVAIKKLNPESMQGFEEWQSEVNFLGRLSHPNLVKLLGYCWEDKELLLVYEFMQRGSLENHLFRRSSAVEPLSWDTRLKIAIGAARGLAFLHSSEKQVIYRDFKASNILLDGNYNAKLADFGLAKLGPSGGMSHVTTRVMGTYGYAAPEYIATGHLYVKSDVYGFGVVLLEMLTGLRALDTRRPGGQQNLVDYAKPLISHKRKLKTIMDARIEGQYSSKAALQAAQLALRCLEAEPKKRPSMKEVIEILEQIEAIKEKPKESKSGSVRSNSSHSSFSHRDLLSSHRRSPYHPSHHGPGFGAGS